DNA sequence from the Salvelinus sp. IW2-2015 linkage group LG37, ASM291031v2, whole genome shotgun sequence genome:
tggtgtggtgtgtgtgtgtgtgtgtgtgtgtgtgtgtgtgtgtgtgtgtgtgtgtgtgtgtgtgtgtgtgtgtgtgtgtgtgatgagagagaggagagagagagagagagagagagagagagagaccctagcTAACCACCTCTATTTCACCTCTACTTCACGCCACACCCCAGTTTGTCCAGAACCCTCAGGCCTTTTCTCCAGGTAGTCAGGCCCGGCTCAGCCAGAAGGACTCCTTGTCCTTCATGATGTTGGCCAGCACGCTCCACCCATAACACCATATGTTTACGGCTTGGGGGTCCTCAATAGCGGATCTTAAACTTCtgcagagagaagggaaggaggacgggtaggggagagggagtgggTAGAAAAATATATGGTAAACTAAGATAAAGGAACATATAATACCATTTCTGTCATTACACAGGTTTACTTTAttgtagagtgtgtgttgtgtgtgtgtgtgtgtgtgtgtgtgtgtggtgtgtggtgtgtgtgggtgtgtgtgtgtgtgtgtgtgtgtgtgtggtgtggtgtgtgtgtgtgtgtgtgtgtgtggtccatacatggtgtgtgtgtatgtgcgtgcatgtgtgcgtttccttgcatgtgtgtgtgcttacagAGAGTTTCTCAGTGTCCCCCTGCAGCACCTTCTCCAGGTACAGCTGTTtgatctctctctccagtctggaGGGAAGGCCGGGGTACATAGTGGTGCCTCCTGACAGAACAATGTGCTTGTACAAGTCAGACCTTCAGGAGAGAGAAACAATATGGTATAAGACAAaaagtatgtatgtacagtatgtatgcatacAGTTTTAATTGTCATTTAATAAGTCAACTATAGGTTTATAATACCATAGCTTCATTTATTTAGTACAGCTACCAAACAAAATAGCTTGGGCTCGTACACACCTATGTAATGTGTCTAATTATGTGTAATATCCACATATATAGAACAACTATGTAACACTTGCACAGACCTCTAACTCTAGCATGGGCTAAcaatgtagtgtactgtaggacCTGACGCTATAGGCTAGCCTCCTCCACTTGTATGgcattaaaaacaaacaacagaaaaGTTGGCTACAGCACCACACGGTACAGGATGAGGCTCCAGTAGCAGTTAAACCATGTGGAGACCAACAGCAGGAGGGTGTATCTCTGACCTGAGATCTATGTCAGCAGCCTGGATGGTGTTGAACAGCAGCTCAGCCACYCCTGCACCCTCTACGTTGATGAGGTGGGGCTGGAAGAGGGCCTCTGGAGCTCCGAACCGCTCCCCTCCCACCATCACCTGTCGACCGTCAGGCAGCTATAGCAGAGAGAGAGTTAATAAATACTGGGGTTCtcagtagctcagttggtagagcatggtgcttgcaacgtcaGGAtattgggttcaattcccgggaccaCTAATACATTGAAAATGTGCATGACTGTACGTCGCTTGGATAAAGTGTCTGCTTAATGGTCTATTATTATATTACTTACAAATTCACACCTCTATTCTCTGATGGATTTAATTTTATGTCATGATTGATATACAGTGCAGTATAGGCTAGAGATTCATATAGGTTAGCCTGGGAGTTTTGCTACATTGCTATAAACACAGAAACATATTGCCACCCAGGCTAAGAGACCATTCataaataataattaacattCTCTCTGATTGACATGAGAGGAGAGGCGTTTTCTACAGTACCATGTACGACTCCACCAGCACGGTGGTCTctgtagccagtttctgctcctGCTCGATGTTGTATCCCACGTAGCACAGCTTCTCCTTCAGCATGCGGACCGTCTCAAAGTCAGCCGAGTGGTTAAAGGCATAACCACGCAGCAACAGCAACTGAGAGGGATCATAGGGGATGTAGATGAACATAAATACAGAAACCGTTTCTCTAGGGCCATAAATAACTAGAAACGAGTTCAACTGTCCATTTTTAAGAAGTTTGCATTGATTATGATTGACACAAGGGATATAAAGGCATAGTTTTGTTCATAAGGTGACGGGGTGGTAATATATGTAGAAACACACCTTGATGAGGTAGCGCGTGATGTCACGTCCTGCGATGTCCAGCCTGCGTGTGAGGTGGGGTAGAGAGTAGCCCTCGTACACAGGACATATATGTGTCACCCCGTCCCCCGAATCCACAACCACGCCTGTCAACAAACCTAAAGACAGGACAAGGCAGGACACACAGGGTCACATAACAGACAATATGAAAGTGACTGTGGGTTTGAATCAGTGCCctacaagactgtgttagcccgctGGGCTAAAGTCTAGGCATTTCtactacagtatatcattatATATTACAGGGAGAGCCATGTCTGTGGGTCTAGTCTCCCCTTACCCTGGGCATAGAGTGTGAGCACGGCCTGGATGGCCACGTAGATGCCGTGGAACTGGTAGGTCTCAAACATGACCTCAGCGATCTTCTCGCGGTTCTTAGTGGGGTTCATGGGCGGTTCTGTCAGAAGCACCTTGAATCAAATGAAACTTAATTGATCCCTAACATTACAACATATACAGAAGTTATATACAGTTTTCTAAACGAACCATTTTCATAATAGTCTACTAAAACTTTGGAAGTTTAACAGACTAAATGGATTTCATGCCCATGACTCTCCTTCAAAAATTTGATTTTCTCAATCCCAGTAACCTGCCTAAAAATGTTATTAAAGGAAAAAGGACAAATAAAAGAATTGTGACCTTGCAGTCTGGGGGGCTGATGTCCAGGCGCTCGGGGCCGAAGGTGTAGTCCCACAGGTGAAGCATGTCTTCCCAGGAGCGCACCATGCCGTTGTCCATGGGGTAGGACACCTCCAGCATGGAGCGACACTCACTGGCCTCGTCACCCACCATCAGGTCCTATAGGTTAGGAGTTAGAGGTTGTAGGTCAGGCCCAGGGTTGGGGGTCAAAAAGGGAGTTGGTTTGGATACATTTGATCATTCAGAAATATGCATACAGAGTACAGACATGGCAATTTTAAGATATTAGGCTAGCTCTCAAACATGATTGTCAGAGAGGGGATTGacgagactctgggttcgagtccaggctctgtcgcagccggccgcgaccgggaggcccaRggggcggcgcacaattggcccaccgtcgtctgggttaggggagggtttggccagcagggatatccttgtctcatcgtgcactagtgactcctgtggtggactgggtgcagtgcacgctaaccaaggtcgctaggtgtacggtgtttcctctgacacattggtgcggctggcttccgggttggatgcgcgctgtgttaagaagcagcgcggcttggttgggttgtgtttcggaggacgcatggctttcaaccttcgcctctcccgagtccgtacgggagttgcagcgatgatacaagacagtaactactaacaattggataccacaacattttggagaaaaagggggtaaaaaaattaaatatttgtatcaaataaaataagaSAGGGGATTGACAGTCTTTGGAGATGGCTAATATTCAACTGATGCTTTCACAATCATACACAGCACAGCAAAGAGCTGAGGACACCTCTGTGGCTCTGTCAGTGTTTGTGTTTAGGCTAGAGATC
Encoded proteins:
- the LOC111960412 gene encoding actin-related protein 2-like codes for the protein MDSEGRKVVVCDNGTGFVKCGFAGSNFPEHIFPALVGRPIIRSNTKVGNIEIKDLMVGDEASECRSMLEVSYPMDNGMVRSWEDMLHLWDYTFGPERLDISPPDCKVLLTEPPMNPTKNREKIAEVMFETYQFHGIYVAIQAVLTLYAQGLLTGVVVDSGDGVTHICPVYEGYSLPHLTRRLDIAGRDITRYLIKLLLLRGYAFNHSADFETVRMLKEKLCYVGYNIEQEQKLATETTVLVESYMLPDGRQVMVGGERFGAPEALFQPHLINVEGAGVAELLFNTIQAADIDLRSDLYKHIVLSGGTTMYPGLPSRLEREIKQLYLEKVLQGDTEKLSKFKIRY